A genomic region of Phragmites australis chromosome 2, lpPhrAust1.1, whole genome shotgun sequence contains the following coding sequences:
- the LOC133909330 gene encoding uncharacterized protein LOC133909330 isoform X2: protein MAETDSALTGALQAPVAEEETGSPPDRKRKLGEMEGEDVNADKEAEEGGARGDGDPVEVEGTGEGEEAVEREAKRARVDGEADASGSTQNEVSVPETSEAVNGEASVDGNMQPSSAVNVPKECSEYPQEDGAPSSEQQDASAATQEMISRRIEISHSEVGGIIGKGGNIIKSLEATSGAKIEIIQDTEADQILLLGLSLKLLAVLKASTRLSSWLKISWKRLMWVM, encoded by the exons ATGGCGGAGACCGACTCGGCACTCACCGGGGCCCTTCAAGCGccggtggcggaggaggagacggGTTCTCCACCCGATCGTAAGAGGAAACTTGGTGAGATGGAAGGGGAGGACGTGAACGCGGATAAGGAAGCGGAGGAGGGTGGCGCCCGTGGCGATGGGGAtccagtggaggtggaggggacaggggaaggggaggaggcggtggagagGGAGGCCAAGCGGGCGCGTGTTGACGGCGAGGCTGACGCATCAG GCTCTACTCAAAATGAAGTGTCTGTACCAGAAACATCAGAAGCAGTGAATGGGGAGGCTTCTGTGGATGGAAACATGCAGCCTAGCTCTGCAGTAAATGTCCCAAAAGAATGTTCAGAATATCCCCAAGAAGATGGTGCCCCCTCATCAGAGCAGCAGGATGCTTCTGCAGCCACCCAAGAAATGATATCTCGTAGAATCGAAATTTCTCACAGCGAG GTCGGTGGTATAATTGGCAAAGGTGGGAATATAATCAAGTCCCTGGAGGCCACCTCAGGTGCTAAAATTGAGATCATACAAGATACTGAAGCTGATCAGATTCTTCTTCTTGGGCTTTCGTTGAAGTTGCTGGCTGTCTTGAAAGCATCAACAAGGCTTAGCAGCTGGTTAAAGATTTCATGGAAGAG GTTGATGTGGGTGATGTAG